One Robbsia sp. KACC 23696 DNA segment encodes these proteins:
- a CDS encoding GntR family transcriptional regulator translates to MTENSIASQIVALIHAEGMAVGSHLPAQLIADRLRVSRSPVNDALAFLHDKGVLTRQRNRGFFLAQPVDAPLDQIVDQLGLSESDAVTSVYFRIADDRLKGLIPEEVSEQLLKTRYALTSAQLSAVLSRIAQEGWAQRKPGYGWQFSSMLTTPDSLLKSYRLRLALEPAALLEPGYRLDAKVLERCRAAEMHLLEGGIETDSADQLHDRGVRFHESLVEASGNSFFIDAIKRVNRVRRLLSYRSMQDRKRYTEHCKQHLHILDLLERERNAEASEALADHLRHTLDALSNISDILRP, encoded by the coding sequence ATGACCGAGAATTCCATCGCTTCGCAAATTGTCGCGCTCATTCACGCCGAAGGGATGGCTGTCGGCAGCCATCTGCCCGCGCAGTTGATTGCTGATCGCCTGAGAGTCTCACGGTCGCCGGTCAACGATGCGCTTGCCTTTTTGCACGATAAAGGCGTATTGACGCGGCAACGCAATCGCGGCTTCTTTCTGGCACAGCCGGTAGATGCACCGCTTGACCAGATCGTGGATCAGCTCGGGCTGAGCGAATCGGATGCCGTCACCAGCGTTTACTTTCGTATCGCCGATGATCGTTTGAAGGGGCTGATTCCCGAGGAGGTCTCGGAGCAGTTGTTGAAAACGCGATACGCGTTGACGAGCGCACAGCTTAGCGCGGTGCTCAGCCGTATCGCGCAAGAGGGGTGGGCGCAACGCAAGCCCGGCTATGGATGGCAGTTCTCGTCGATGCTCACCACACCGGACAGTCTGCTGAAATCGTATCGGCTGCGTCTCGCGCTCGAACCGGCTGCTTTACTGGAGCCCGGCTATCGACTCGATGCGAAGGTATTGGAGCGTTGCCGCGCCGCGGAAATGCATTTGCTGGAAGGCGGTATCGAAACGGACAGCGCCGATCAGCTTCACGATCGTGGCGTACGGTTTCACGAGTCCTTGGTGGAAGCATCGGGCAATTCGTTTTTTATCGATGCCATCAAACGCGTAAACCGCGTGCGGCGGCTGCTTTCTTATCGCTCGATGCAGGATCGCAAGCGTTACACCGAACACTGCAAGCAGCATCTGCATATTCTCGATCTTCTGGAGCGCGAACGTAATGCGGAAGCGTCGGAAGCACTGGCCGACCATCTTCGACATACGCTCGATGCGCTTTCGAATATCAGCGACATTCTTAGACCCTAG
- the gcvT gene encoding glycine cleavage system aminomethyltransferase GcvT has product MTELNKTALNAVHRAAGARMVDFGGWDMPVNYGSQIEEHRAVRTSAGMFDVSHMRVVDLTGEAVRPFLQRALANDVAKLQTPGRALYSCMLNGDGGVVDDLIVYFFEETSFRLVVNAGTADKDIAWLGRLNAEGDFNVSVVSRPDLGIIAVQGPEARAKTWTAIPGSQAASEPLKPFHAAQIPDSPFGELMIARTGYTGEDGFEIVCDANASAALWQALVDAGVRPAGLGARDTLRLEAGMNLYGQDMDDTVSPLDAGLAWTVDRSTDRAFMGRGQLDSDGQRAAFVGLLLQGSGGVLRSHQKVLTASGEGEITSGTFSPSLQRSIAFARVPMDVKPGDTVQVQIRDKQLPATVVKLPFVRQGKTLVSL; this is encoded by the coding sequence ATGACCGAATTGAATAAGACCGCACTGAACGCCGTCCATCGCGCCGCTGGCGCCCGCATGGTCGACTTCGGAGGCTGGGACATGCCCGTCAACTACGGCTCCCAAATCGAGGAACATCGCGCGGTCCGCACCAGCGCCGGCATGTTCGATGTCTCCCATATGCGCGTGGTCGACCTGACCGGCGAAGCAGTCCGGCCCTTCCTGCAACGCGCGCTCGCCAACGACGTGGCAAAGCTGCAAACGCCCGGCCGCGCCCTGTATTCCTGCATGCTGAACGGCGACGGCGGCGTTGTCGACGACTTGATCGTCTACTTCTTCGAGGAAACGTCGTTCCGCCTGGTCGTCAACGCCGGCACCGCCGATAAGGACATCGCCTGGCTCGGCCGCTTGAACGCCGAGGGCGACTTCAACGTCTCCGTCGTGTCCCGCCCGGACCTCGGCATCATCGCCGTCCAAGGGCCGGAAGCACGCGCCAAGACCTGGACAGCGATTCCCGGCTCCCAGGCCGCGTCCGAGCCGCTGAAGCCGTTCCACGCGGCCCAGATTCCGGACTCGCCCTTCGGCGAGCTGATGATCGCCCGCACCGGCTATACCGGCGAGGACGGCTTTGAAATCGTCTGCGATGCCAACGCCAGCGCGGCACTCTGGCAGGCCCTGGTCGATGCCGGCGTACGCCCGGCCGGCCTGGGCGCGCGCGACACGCTGCGCCTGGAAGCGGGCATGAATCTGTACGGCCAGGATATGGACGACACCGTCTCGCCGCTCGACGCGGGCCTTGCCTGGACCGTCGATCGCTCGACCGACCGCGCTTTCATGGGCCGTGGCCAACTGGATTCGGATGGCCAGCGCGCCGCCTTCGTCGGCCTGTTGCTGCAAGGCAGCGGCGGTGTGCTGCGCAGCCATCAGAAGGTGCTGACCGCATCCGGCGAGGGTGAAATCACCAGCGGCACGTTCTCGCCGTCGCTGCAGCGCTCGATCGCTTTCGCGCGGGTGCCCATGGACGTCAAGCCGGGTGACACCGTACAAGTGCAGATTCGGGACAAACAATTGCCCGCGACCGTGGTTAAATTACCGTTCGTGCGGCAAGGCAAGACATTGGTCTCGCTCTAG
- a CDS encoding type II toxin-antitoxin system VapB family antitoxin: MRTNIEIDDRLMGEALSVTGVKTKREAVELGLKTLIRLKQQEQIRQYRGKLQWEGDLEAMRVDQ, from the coding sequence ATGCGGACCAACATCGAAATCGATGATCGGTTGATGGGCGAAGCCTTGTCCGTGACCGGCGTAAAGACTAAGCGGGAAGCGGTGGAATTGGGTCTTAAAACACTGATCCGGCTCAAGCAGCAGGAGCAAATTCGCCAATATCGAGGCAAGTTGCAGTGGGAAGGCGATCTTGAAGCAATGAGAGTCGATCAATGA
- a CDS encoding UvrD-helicase domain-containing protein yields MSGMNAAQREAVHYLDGPCLVLAGAGSGKTRVITQKIAHLIEHKGFEPKHIAAVTFTNKAAAEMRERIATLLEGKTLTTPGKEGRKVPVNQLTVCTFHSLGVQILRQEAEHVGLKPQFSIMDSDDCFSMIQEQVGSTDKGMIRKIQTQVSLWKNAMLTPEQAAAVAEDVDQHQAAIVFRNYVATLHAYQAVDFDDLIRLPAELFARNEEVRDRWQNRLRYLLIDEYQDTNACQYQLVKQIAGRRSAFTAVGDDDQAIYGWRGATLENLAQLQVDFPQLKVIKLEQNYRSTVRILTAANNVIANNPKLFEKKLWSEHGMGDTITVNAANDEEHEAESVVFRMSAHKFERRAQFRDYALLYRGNFQARIFEQILRRERIPYVLSGGQSFFDKAEIKDVCSYLRLIANADDDPAFIRAVTTPRRGVGNATLEVLGSYAGQSKVSLFEAVYMGGIEARLSPRQLEPLRAFCDFLQRLTDRAKKEAANTLLDELMEGMHYEAYLYDAYDDRAAQTKWQNVLEFLEWLKRKGTKATVENEEEATGYDTANGLADEGKDLMKLIQTVALMSMLEGKEEDPDAVRLTTVHASKGLEYPHVFLVGCEEGILPHRGSDDAPADDARIEEERRLMYVAITRAQRSLHLSWCKKRKRARETVVCEASRFIEEMGLAEAPPPTADEAPMTPKDRMAALKALLGT; encoded by the coding sequence ATGTCGGGCATGAACGCCGCACAGCGTGAAGCGGTGCACTATCTTGACGGTCCGTGCCTCGTGCTGGCGGGTGCCGGCAGTGGCAAGACGCGCGTGATCACGCAGAAGATCGCGCATTTGATCGAGCACAAAGGTTTCGAGCCGAAGCACATTGCCGCCGTGACGTTTACGAACAAGGCGGCGGCGGAAATGCGCGAGCGGATTGCGACCTTGCTCGAAGGCAAGACGCTGACCACGCCGGGCAAGGAGGGGCGGAAGGTGCCCGTCAACCAGCTCACCGTATGTACGTTCCACTCGCTGGGCGTGCAGATCCTGCGCCAGGAGGCGGAGCACGTCGGGCTGAAGCCGCAGTTCTCGATCATGGACTCGGACGACTGCTTCTCGATGATTCAGGAGCAGGTGGGCAGTACCGACAAGGGGATGATCCGGAAGATTCAGACGCAGGTCTCGTTGTGGAAGAACGCGATGCTGACGCCGGAGCAGGCTGCCGCGGTTGCCGAAGACGTCGATCAGCATCAGGCGGCCATTGTTTTCCGGAATTACGTGGCGACCTTGCACGCGTATCAGGCGGTCGATTTCGACGATCTGATCCGACTGCCGGCCGAGTTGTTCGCGCGCAACGAGGAAGTGCGGGACCGGTGGCAGAACCGTCTGCGCTATCTGCTGATCGACGAATACCAGGATACGAACGCCTGCCAGTACCAATTGGTCAAGCAGATCGCCGGACGACGTTCGGCGTTCACTGCGGTGGGCGACGACGACCAGGCCATTTACGGTTGGCGCGGCGCGACGCTGGAGAATCTGGCGCAGTTGCAGGTGGATTTCCCGCAATTGAAGGTGATCAAGCTGGAGCAGAACTACCGCTCCACGGTGCGGATCCTGACCGCGGCCAATAACGTGATCGCGAACAATCCGAAGCTTTTTGAGAAGAAGCTGTGGAGCGAGCACGGGATGGGCGACACGATCACCGTCAACGCCGCGAACGACGAGGAGCACGAGGCCGAGTCCGTGGTGTTCCGGATGTCCGCGCACAAGTTCGAGCGCCGCGCGCAGTTTCGGGACTATGCCTTGTTGTATCGGGGCAATTTCCAGGCGCGAATCTTCGAGCAGATCCTGCGACGCGAGCGCATCCCTTATGTGCTGTCGGGCGGCCAATCGTTCTTCGACAAGGCCGAGATCAAGGACGTGTGTTCGTACTTGCGCCTGATCGCAAACGCCGATGACGACCCGGCTTTTATCCGGGCCGTGACGACGCCGCGACGCGGAGTGGGGAATGCGACGCTGGAGGTGCTGGGGAGTTATGCGGGGCAGTCGAAGGTGTCGCTGTTCGAGGCGGTCTATATGGGCGGCATCGAGGCGCGGCTGAGCCCGCGCCAGCTCGAACCGCTGCGCGCCTTCTGCGACTTCCTGCAACGGTTGACCGATCGTGCGAAGAAAGAAGCGGCGAACACGCTGCTCGACGAGTTGATGGAGGGCATGCACTACGAGGCCTATCTGTACGACGCGTACGACGATCGCGCGGCGCAGACCAAGTGGCAGAATGTGCTGGAATTCCTCGAATGGCTGAAGCGCAAGGGTACGAAGGCGACGGTCGAGAACGAGGAGGAAGCCACCGGCTATGACACGGCGAATGGCCTCGCGGACGAGGGCAAGGATCTGATGAAACTGATCCAGACCGTCGCTTTGATGTCGATGCTGGAAGGCAAGGAAGAAGATCCAGATGCGGTGCGCCTGACGACGGTGCATGCGTCGAAGGGGCTCGAGTATCCGCACGTGTTTCTGGTGGGCTGCGAGGAGGGGATTCTGCCCCACCGCGGCAGCGACGACGCGCCGGCCGATGATGCGCGGATCGAGGAAGAGCGTCGGCTGATGTATGTGGCGATTACGCGGGCGCAGCGGAGTCTGCACCTCTCGTGGTGCAAGAAGCGGAAGCGGGCGCGTGAGACGGTGGTCTGCGAGGCGTCACGGTTTATCGAGGAGATGGGGCTGGCGGAAGCCCCACCCCCTACGGCCGATGAAGCACCGATGACGCCGAAGGATCGGATGGCCGCGTTGAAGGCGTTGTTGGGGACGTGA
- a CDS encoding ABC transporter substrate-binding protein has protein sequence MAIDASIVRAFAPTGNLRASINLGNPILANRDAATGMPFGVSVDLAHALGERLGVPVELVVFDAAGKSVQAVSDEQADFGFFAVDPKRGESIAFTAPYVLIEGFYMVRDASPIKTNEAVDRTGIRVVVGKGSAYDLFLTRELQHAEIIRAPTSPTVVATFLEQNLEVAAGVKQQLESDAAKLTGLRLLDERFMVIRQAMGLPKSRGPEAASFLAAFVEEMKASGFVADALGRHKIAGASVAPREV, from the coding sequence ATGGCTATTGATGCATCCATCGTTCGTGCCTTCGCGCCGACCGGCAATCTGCGCGCTTCCATCAATCTCGGCAATCCGATTTTGGCAAATCGGGATGCGGCAACCGGTATGCCCTTTGGCGTCTCGGTCGATCTCGCACATGCATTGGGCGAACGTCTTGGCGTGCCGGTCGAGTTAGTGGTATTCGATGCGGCGGGGAAGTCCGTTCAGGCCGTCAGCGACGAGCAGGCGGACTTTGGATTTTTTGCGGTGGATCCGAAGCGCGGTGAGAGCATCGCGTTTACCGCACCTTATGTATTGATCGAAGGGTTTTATATGGTGCGCGATGCATCGCCGATCAAGACGAACGAGGCGGTGGATCGGACGGGGATTCGGGTGGTCGTTGGAAAGGGCAGCGCCTACGATCTGTTTTTGACGCGGGAATTGCAGCATGCGGAAATCATCCGTGCGCCCACGTCGCCGACCGTCGTGGCAACGTTCCTTGAGCAGAATTTGGAGGTTGCCGCTGGGGTGAAGCAGCAACTGGAAAGCGACGCGGCCAAACTTACGGGCCTACGGCTGCTCGATGAGCGCTTCATGGTGATTCGGCAAGCGATGGGCCTGCCGAAAAGTCGCGGGCCTGAGGCGGCCAGCTTCCTGGCAGCGTTTGTGGAAGAGATGAAGGCGTCGGGATTTGTTGCCGATGCTTTGGGACGGCATAAGATTGCAGGGGCGTCGGTGGCACCGAGGGAGGTTTGA
- the gcvH gene encoding glycine cleavage system protein GcvH: MTTPADLKYTESHEWIRTEADGTLTVGISDHAQEALGDIVFVDLPEAGRQVSAGEAIAVVESVKAASDIYAPVAGEIVAANGDLGDAPDSVNAKPYEAWLFKIKPTDAAATAALLSADQYKQSIGE, encoded by the coding sequence ATGACCACCCCAGCCGACCTGAAGTACACGGAGTCGCATGAATGGATCCGCACCGAAGCCGACGGCACGTTGACCGTGGGTATCAGCGACCACGCGCAAGAAGCCCTTGGCGATATCGTGTTCGTCGACCTGCCTGAAGCCGGCCGCCAAGTCAGCGCCGGCGAAGCCATCGCCGTCGTGGAATCGGTGAAGGCGGCGTCGGACATCTACGCGCCGGTGGCAGGCGAGATCGTCGCCGCCAATGGCGATCTGGGCGATGCGCCCGACTCCGTCAATGCCAAGCCCTACGAGGCATGGCTGTTCAAGATCAAACCGACCGATGCCGCTGCGACGGCCGCGCTGCTGAGCGCCGACCAGTACAAGCAGTCGATCGGCGAGTAA
- a CDS encoding PIN domain nuclease, giving the protein MTLVDSSVWIDYFRGIKSPETNKLDILLGTEVLQTGDLILAEVLQGFPVEADFNVAKQLMTKGLVVVPLVGSQNAIQAARNYRTLRAQGVTIRKTIDTLIATYCIENGVSLLFSDRDFRPFVDSLGLRSALHND; this is encoded by the coding sequence ATGACGCTAGTCGATTCGAGTGTCTGGATCGACTATTTTCGCGGCATAAAATCGCCGGAAACCAATAAGTTGGATATATTGTTGGGCACCGAGGTCTTGCAGACTGGCGATTTGATCTTGGCGGAAGTGTTGCAAGGGTTTCCCGTTGAGGCAGACTTCAACGTTGCGAAGCAATTGATGACCAAGGGGCTGGTTGTCGTGCCGCTTGTCGGGTCGCAGAACGCAATCCAGGCAGCGCGAAACTATCGCACGCTGCGGGCGCAGGGCGTCACAATCCGCAAGACGATCGATACGTTGATAGCAACCTACTGTATCGAGAACGGTGTATCCCTGCTGTTCAGTGACAGAGACTTTCGTCCGTTTGTGGATAGCTTGGGTCTCCGCTCAGCGTTACACAATGATTAA
- the acnA gene encoding aconitate hydratase AcnA yields the protein MENTYSPPEARLQSGDLSLRYIDLPSMFGEALMRLPVVLRLLLENVIRNTDGDERRAAVDGIFAWLAQGSSEVEIAFQPNRVLMHDTTSTPALVDVAAMRDALAEAGADPTVLNPVLPVDSSVDHSLAVEYFGRADAAPKNLALELRRNEERYTFLRWASKALSNVRIHPPGTGIMHTINLEQLATVATVVDRAGERWAVPDTLIGTDSHTPMINGIGVLGWGVGGLEAQTVMFGMPVMQRIPDVIGVCLIGALRPGSLATDLALTVTQRLRQIGVSGEFVEFFGPGVSTLSAGERAVVANMAPEYGASTGFFPIDDATLTYLRATDRQPESIALVETLSKRQGTWFDPASEPVYTRQILIDLNEIGMHVAGPRRPQDLLRYDEIPATLAKLAFLPKGDGHTMPKHPIAIAAITSCTNTSDPALLIAAGLLARKARERGLTVPSWVKTSLGPGSPAAAAYLARAGLIDDLSSVGFDIVGYGCTTCIGNSGQLSEPISAGIAAGAAYPVAMLSGNRNFPGRIHPDLDLGFLMSPPLVIAFALAGDAEIDLREKSVQIGRDGEAVYLRDLWPSREEVAALVERAAEPTDYPKAFAIASRNPLWHEMRVPDSAQFPWQAQSTALRRPPFAALTEGSQLGVYQAYPLLVLGDDVTTDHISPASAIPKDSNVADFLVERGDDRNDLNVFASRRGNWEVMVRAAFYNKTLVNLLQPDAPVANTLHVPSGEVVPIFEAANRYRAANESVVLIAGERYGTGSSRDWAAKGQRLLGIRAVLAVSFERIHRSNLIGMGILPIRLPKGVTPDSLAIRAGDRIEVNAAPDTISPRCKINVRIIRADGRIEPFDAVAGVETQLETALLRAGGVIPLILHKTLAAQSLPA from the coding sequence ATGGAAAACACTTACTCCCCCCCAGAAGCGCGCCTGCAATCCGGCGACCTGTCCCTCCGCTACATCGATCTGCCATCGATGTTTGGTGAGGCGCTCATGCGCCTGCCAGTCGTGCTGCGTTTGCTATTGGAGAATGTCATCCGCAACACCGACGGCGACGAACGTCGCGCAGCGGTGGACGGGATCTTTGCCTGGCTGGCGCAGGGCAGCAGCGAGGTCGAAATTGCGTTTCAGCCGAATCGCGTCTTGATGCACGACACGACGAGCACACCGGCACTGGTGGACGTGGCGGCGATGCGAGACGCGCTGGCAGAGGCGGGGGCGGACCCGACGGTGTTGAATCCTGTATTGCCGGTCGATTCGTCGGTCGATCACTCGCTGGCGGTCGAGTACTTCGGTCGCGCCGACGCCGCGCCTAAAAACCTGGCGCTCGAACTGCGACGCAACGAAGAGCGTTACACCTTCCTGCGCTGGGCCTCGAAGGCGTTGAGCAATGTGCGCATCCATCCGCCCGGCACGGGCATCATGCACACGATCAATCTGGAGCAGCTCGCTACCGTGGCGACAGTGGTCGATCGCGCGGGCGAGCGCTGGGCCGTCCCGGATACCTTGATCGGCACGGACAGTCATACGCCGATGATCAACGGCATCGGCGTATTGGGATGGGGCGTGGGCGGGCTCGAGGCGCAAACCGTCATGTTCGGCATGCCGGTCATGCAACGTATTCCGGACGTCATCGGCGTGTGCCTGATCGGCGCCTTGCGTCCGGGGTCGCTAGCCACCGACCTTGCCCTCACGGTCACGCAGCGTCTGCGGCAGATAGGCGTGTCGGGCGAGTTCGTCGAATTCTTCGGGCCCGGCGTGAGTACCTTGAGCGCCGGGGAGCGAGCGGTCGTCGCCAATATGGCGCCCGAATACGGAGCCAGCACCGGCTTCTTCCCGATCGACGACGCCACGCTGACTTACCTTCGCGCCACCGATCGGCAACCGGAGTCCATCGCCTTGGTGGAGACCTTGTCGAAGCGGCAAGGGACGTGGTTCGACCCGGCATCGGAACCGGTCTATACGCGGCAGATTCTGATCGATCTGAACGAGATCGGTATGCATGTTGCCGGCCCTCGACGGCCGCAGGATCTGCTGCGTTACGACGAGATCCCCGCCACGCTCGCGAAGTTGGCTTTCCTACCCAAAGGCGACGGCCATACGATGCCGAAGCATCCGATTGCGATCGCCGCCATCACCAGTTGTACCAATACGTCCGATCCCGCGCTGCTGATAGCCGCGGGACTCCTCGCGCGCAAAGCCCGGGAGCGAGGGCTCACGGTACCGTCGTGGGTCAAGACCTCACTCGGCCCCGGTTCTCCTGCCGCTGCGGCCTACCTTGCACGCGCCGGCTTGATCGACGATCTATCGTCGGTCGGATTCGACATCGTCGGCTATGGCTGCACCACCTGCATCGGCAATTCGGGGCAACTCAGTGAACCGATCAGCGCGGGCATTGCCGCGGGCGCGGCCTATCCGGTCGCGATGTTATCGGGAAATCGCAATTTCCCCGGCCGGATCCATCCGGATCTGGATCTTGGATTTCTGATGTCGCCCCCGCTCGTCATTGCCTTTGCGCTAGCGGGCGACGCGGAGATCGACCTTCGCGAGAAGTCGGTGCAGATCGGCCGCGACGGCGAAGCGGTGTATCTACGCGATCTCTGGCCGAGTCGCGAAGAAGTCGCGGCGCTGGTCGAACGCGCAGCGGAGCCGACCGACTATCCCAAGGCCTTCGCCATTGCGAGCCGGAATCCGCTGTGGCACGAGATGCGCGTTCCAGACAGCGCGCAGTTCCCGTGGCAGGCGCAGTCCACCGCGCTGCGCAGGCCGCCCTTTGCCGCGCTGACGGAGGGCAGTCAGTTGGGCGTGTACCAGGCGTATCCGTTACTGGTGCTCGGTGACGATGTGACCACGGACCATATATCGCCGGCGAGCGCCATCCCCAAGGACAGCAATGTCGCCGACTTTCTGGTCGAGCGGGGTGACGATCGAAACGACCTCAATGTCTTCGCGTCGCGTAGGGGAAACTGGGAGGTCATGGTGCGCGCCGCGTTCTATAACAAGACCTTGGTCAACCTGCTGCAGCCGGACGCGCCGGTGGCCAACACCTTGCACGTGCCGAGTGGCGAGGTCGTGCCGATTTTCGAGGCCGCCAATCGATATCGCGCGGCGAATGAGTCCGTCGTGCTGATCGCCGGCGAGCGATACGGCACCGGATCGTCGCGCGACTGGGCTGCCAAGGGCCAGCGTCTGCTCGGTATTCGCGCGGTATTGGCGGTCAGTTTCGAGCGGATTCATCGATCGAATCTGATCGGCATGGGCATTTTGCCGATACGGCTGCCTAAAGGCGTCACGCCCGACAGCCTGGCCATCCGCGCGGGCGACCGGATCGAAGTGAACGCTGCGCCCGATACGATTTCGCCGCGTTGTAAAATCAATGTCAGAATCATCCGTGCGGACGGCAGGATAGAACCGTTCGACGCAGTGGCGGGGGTGGAAACGCAGTTGGAGACGGCTTTGCTTCGTGCGGGCGGCGTCATTCCCCTGATATTACATAAGACACTCGCGGCGCAATCGCTCCCGGCCTGA